In Cryptomeria japonica chromosome 5, Sugi_1.0, whole genome shotgun sequence, the genomic window AAGTATCCTTCACGGACTACGTAGGAAATGACTTACATTCATCTTCCTTCCGTGCATTGCTCTGTCACTGGCCCATTGTTGTGCTTGATGGAACACATGTTAACTTCATCTTTCTTACATTGTCAGTGGCTCCATAATGTCGTGCTTGACTAAGCCGATGTTTACTTTTTCTTAAAATCTTCCATCTTCTCCATTAATGCCTTCTTCCATCTTCTCCATTAATGCAGTGCTTGACTGAGCAGATGTTCACTTTTTCCTTGAATCTTCCACCCCCTCCACTAATAATGTCGTGCTTTCCACCTCCTCTCCTTCATTGCACTGTCAGTGGTGGGCCCTTAATGCCTCGCTTGACCCAACAGATGTAACTTTCCTCCATTCACTTTTTCTTACTTTTCCCTTGCATtgcctttcaaatcttcatcttaGTTGGTGGATCTCTTCCATTGTCATATGATCATATCTCTCTCAGTCAGCCTTGAGTAGGCTTGAATGGTCCAATCCCAAATTCCATTGCTAAGTTTTCCAGCTTGTCATATCGTAATTTCTCCAACAACAAGTTCAACAAAaatttctcattttttattttgaataattgCCGAAAGCTCGATGCTTGGATCTCCCAAACAATATTTTGATAGTGAAAGTCAACCTCTCCCTCGTCCCCAAATTTTAGCTTTATACATTAGATTTAGGCCAATGTTATATGAGAGGAAATTTCCCCACTTTTATTTCAACTCAATATGCCATTGAATGTTTATATTTGTTAAACAACTATTTTAGTCGTTTTATTTCAAATTGGGTTTGGGAATTCTGATAGGTTTATTATGTAGATTTattcaataatttatttcaatGATAATTAtgtgtgttcattttttttcattagttaaaattgttcttatttactgtatttcaaattttatttctgaataaaaatatcaaatatatattgaGTGAATTATTTTGAGGCATTCAAATTAAGAGACAATTCACTTGAAGGGCAATATTCCATCATCACTTGGAGAATGCAAGAATATAAAAATTCTTGATTTGAGAAACAATAGTTTGTAAGGAAATATTTCAAATTGGGTTGAAAGGTTCCACAATCtacaaattttaatattaaaaaaaataaaaaaattgaagggtGGAATCCTATTACAATTAACAAAAttacaaaatcttcaaattttggacATGCCAAGTCATAGTTTTCAAGGGGTTATTCCAAATGAATTTATGTAGTTAActgcaatgaaaaatcaaatagaaAACACAAAGTCTCGTGAGCAAACATGTGGTAATCCATCCTCTAGATCGAGAACTTTCTTATATAGATGAAGTGACAATTAAGAATAAAGGACAAGCTATGGAATTTATGACTTTTTTGAGACTAGTGAAATTTCTCAACCTCTCCAACAAAAGTCTATCAGGTATCATTCCTTGGAATATTGGATCCCTTGAGGGTTTTGTTATAATCAACATTTCAAGAAATTATTCTTGTGGTGAGATTCCTAAATCCATTGGAGGTATGACACTACTGCAATCATTTGATCTTTCACAAAATAAACTATCTATGACTATTCCTACTATTTACAACATCTCACATCCTTAAGTTACTTTGATGTGTCCTATAATAACCTATCAAGGACGATACCACAAGGAGGAAAAATAGCGATATTTGATTCTGCATGCTTCTCCAACAATTCAAACTTATGTGGCCTACAAATATATTTGTCATGCTTAAGTACTTCTCCAAAATATCAAAAGGAATatgaaaaaaataacaaatatttaGAGAATGATATTAATATATGGTGGGATATTGGAATGACAAAAGATTATGTAATTGGCTTTTCAATTGTAATGAGAATGTTGTGGCTCAATAGAATATCGACTGTTTCAAATTTATAGATgtataatggtgaaaattagggtttcaccaattgtGGTAACAAAACCACCAATTTTGATTAAAAgaccattacattgaaagaggtaTGGACCTAACAGATCTAGTCTTAATCCCTCTTAAGGAAAAAGCTCTGAAATACTGATTGGGTTCACCTCAGTTAGGGTTTGATCCCCCTTTCTAATTTGcattatgaaaatgttgaaattagggtaaatgggtgaatattgaagagattgggcataaacaatgagctatagttgACATACGAAGACACCAACCTAGATCTGGGCAGAAGAAGATGATTCAGATCTGTTTCCAAAAGTTCAACTTGATTTTTAAGACCATGTTGCTCCAATTCGGCttggtcctttgaatttcttgCCATGGAAAGGTGAACCTGTTTGTCTCTGTGAATCTTGTCAATTCTCCCGCATGCAACTCTATACATTTTTtatgcacacaaaaagaagggggaaatggttgggaataggggtttgcctaagacAAACTCcggtttaagaattaaccttgaatgaaataatacaaatactaaaataaatattggaaatatataccttagatctataattgatgacgatgatgatgctttgttctttgaatgtaatcacatatatgttgtatgaaatgatatgaacatgagaaaaccctaatcacacacatgtttgcataggaagtgtaatttttctccacaatggttgaatgatgaacaagtagccttgaagatctctaaaaatgcttgataatgaatgattTATGGATGCAAGAGTGTTAGGATATGTCAAATTATGATGCTTAGATAAAATTAGGTTGataaaatatctttatataggggtatctaggtattACCGATTGGGTTGACCTCTAATAGTCATGCGGAGCCACAAGGATCAAATCTTATCGAGGAGATATAACACCTACCCCATTAAAAATTGGGGCCAAATAGGAGGGAGCATGGTGTTTTGGGGCATCATGgtccaaactagggtactccatgCCCTAGTCCCTCTCCAATTAGGACCCAAACAGTGTCAAAATAGGTGGGTGTCCCACGGTAGGATCCACAAAAGACTGGTCATGGcctcaaagttggagaataggcACAAACAAACCCAAAAAGGTGATAAGGATAGGGAACACTAAATCAGGGGcaaaaacatgaggtgtaaattggtctAGTAACAATTTACGATGcctcatttagcccccactttaacgggagtatgaGCCTAAGCAAATACTCATGAAAAaatagatgaaagatgaaagatgaaagagaagagCAATTAGGAGCgtaatcacaaggagataagacatcactaattttaagGAACCAAGGCCCCCAATCTTGGGATCCTAACATGCACAATCACATGCAAGGGCACACTAAACAAGACAAAAgaataaaaagacaaacaaagacaaaagtcaAAAGGCACACAACACAAAAGTTAAAGACCAAaaaaagacctcaagtcaactagctgaagagaccttgatatcaaaatgtctcaaccactaatatcattcttgaaaatgctATCTCAaaaacaagtgatcacataaaaagagcaagagcacacatcatatgtgaactacaaatagcaaagctatgagctcatgagaagaagaaatgggaaaacatggatacacattctatatGCATTTTTCTAGATGATGCGTGAGAAGAAGAGCGAGtgaagacatggatacacattctagctatgtttttctaggtgatccatgttggggaggagagtgggaatagtctagttgtgttttgctagttacACTCATCTTGTTGTGCATGCAACTAGTGTCTAGTTTCAGGTGTTAAGAATCCCaaataagagtttgttttctcaagttttgatAATGCAAAAACCTGTgtaagacataaaatgaaaaagaaaatatgtGTCTGGTATCTGGAACATCTcacataagagtttgttttctctagtttctagAATGTGTTATCCCATGTAAGAAACATATATGCTTGGTTTCAAGTACATATTATGTAAGAGTTTATTTTCTATGGTTTCAATAATGTGCACCCCGCAaaagacatatataaatgttgcatctggtttcaggcatgaagcatctcatctAAGAGTTTTTTTTTTCTCTAGGTTTGAGAATGAGCATcctatttaagacatgcaaaaagtatagtacaatatggtacaaagagggcgatatgtatgatcccccttaagatgtcaacatagacctatgttgatgtcttaaggaagcttagaaacaaggatacccaccttaaACAGTAAGAatatatccttttaggcaacaatgttcataaatccaagctaaagaggcaatactattacaagcaaggataagatagttgaaaaagagatatcttgaaacaagtgtaaagagtatccttggaggagaagagatgtttttttaaaagacatctacctccaagatgaTTTCTTAAACAAACATaaaatcttctaccaaaagaagggaaggagaaaaaAAATACCCAACTCCCTCCTATTGCTAgataaagggattcttgatgaaggatgacaaactttttgacccaaagtgaagggtttgtttataatagatatacattcaTAGGTGAAAAATATGtcgtagtcaaggatacacacctcttgcataagaaagAATCCTTTATaaaacaacaatttcacacaaggaatgacataaaatcataagaaaacaccactcaacaaaggaaaagtggatccttagaaaggataggagatagaaatgccccccaagtgtagggacaatgagaagaattacacaacctctaaggagagattatacataagaaaatgcatagtgtactcacatgaaggaatattcaatgcaagaaaagacatcaagatatacAAAATGcatctctaaagaagaggtaatcttcaaagaaggaaagatgaagatgaaggattaCATACACCCCTAAGAagagattactcataagagacATACTGTTTCAATCAAGAAAGAACATCATGAAAAATATAACCCCTAAAAgtaatagtgaaaccttagatagagagaagaaatGGGATGATATTATTTCCCTCCAAGCATAACGACAAGAATTAATTATGTTTCTACCCCAAAATGATTTATATTGAAAAAACATCACCTCTTACGACAAAGAGAACCCAATTAAGTTAATTGCTAGTGTCATAGGGTGATGACAAACATGAAGGGTggaaggagtgctaaggcactacctcttcaccaagaaatagtgcaagattagttgtaagagctatgcgagctctatcatattggtcttgaaaaaatattttaaatgctttAGATTTTCCAAGAGATTGGTAATAACTACAATGAAAAAGTCAATGTgcatcaccttccttatgcttatCATTATAACCAAGTCTTATGAAATGAAAGATAACATTTTTaacatacttcaatctccaaaacattttagcagataatttctcttggtcatcaataggaTTAGGTCTTGTCTCTTTAGATGTAGGACAAGGGTTGCTAGAAGAAGTTATTTTCTATGATTTTGACTATGCCATTATTAATGATTCCTTACATTCTATTTTGAAAATTAGGATAATAATTAGTATCAATTTCAATAGTTTGATGACATAAGAAAAAATTTTTGTTTGAGCTATAAGAACCATTAGAAGGATGATAAGTTTTATATCTTGCAAGATACTCCTTTAAGTTTTGAATCCTAAGGAGATCAttcataggtgaatgatgaggatttACTAGACCTCCGgtactagtttgtgtaggagggcttatagggactttgattccttgtttgAATTTTCTAAGACCTTTTCCTCTATAATCTTGTTTTAATATTATGTTTTGGCCACTCCTATAAGAGCTTTTAAATTGAGAAGGAGTATTATAATGAATTTATTAAAACTTTTTAGCATAAGTATTTCTAGAAGGGACaaagggagaagtagatgaagaaggaatatcctttgttggGATAttatcctttctatcatcatgcatatcctttttgataggttgtgaaggaagatccttatcatctaaggcctcatctttaatTAATATTATGTttggagatagatcatgaatgaaatgcataacatcatctttttctacaaatgttttgatggttaagataagccctaggagaataagggggatttagagagattgaaacaccaaaattttaaCCTTGTACTCCTggtgctagggtatgtgtatgagaagaagatggtgtcatgtttctccttaaagctttctctccattagagagatcattgatggGAGTATTATCTCttcttcattcacatgagatacaAGTATTAGCTCttcttcattcacatgagatacaagtattaggtttttcacTAGCATCTTTAGGATTATGATCTACAAAAACTTTTATATGATCTATATATGTaattgcattttcctaaaaatatcaccataaaaatGCATGCATCACGGATCAATGATTtgagttttaattaattaataggaagcattttggaaatagtaaaaatgcaatatgccaaagttctatgaatgaaaaaaaaaacaatgtgaagtgaaagaaaccattatctaacacatgattatgataaatataagtgaaaagaaatgtaatcatatgtgaaatggaaaataaatcagatctctatgaatgcctaagatcagatctcaaaataaaagttacaaattatgcaaaccacaaatcaaattaagcaaaataaattaggttttttatgaatttaacctctaaatttatgtaatttgattaaaaatataatatatgagttaaaatttgaaaattaaaatgctcACAAATAAAATCTAAGAACACAAGTTAGAAATAATGGTGTAAGGAGTCAATTTTACCAGAATGTAATGGAGAAAATTTGAGTTTCGccaattaaggtaacaaaaccacCAATTTTCCTTAAAAgaccattacattgaaagagagatggacctaatagatctaggcttaatccctcttatgaaaaaatctctaaaatacCGATTAGGTTCACCTCAGTTAGGGtttgattccctctttctaagttgaattttgaaaatgttgaaattagggtaaatgggtgaatattgaagagattgagcataaacaatgagctatagtcatAGTATGGAGACATCAACCTGGATCTGAGGAGAAGAAGATGATTTAGATATATTCTCAGAAGTTTGATCTATTTTTTGAGACCATGTTGCTCCAATTCAGCTCGGTCCTCTAAATTTCTCGTTGTCGAAAGGTGAACATGTTCGTCTTTGCAAATCCCGCCAATCCTCCTAAACACAACTatgtacttgtttcctacacatagaaggaagggaaaattgttgggattaggggttttcctaatCTTATGTTTGGAGCACTTGGACCTTACTTTGAATTACTTTGAACCCTCTCTATCCATCCCTCCACAAGTTGGAGAGTTGAGGAGACTCAAGTATCTAAGCTTGTCTGGATGTTTATTTATTGGCCAAATTCCAACAAAATTGACTAAATTGCACCAATTGGAGCACTTGGACCTCACTGGGAATAACCTTCAGGGTGTCATTCCAAGAGAGATCGGTAACATGTCCACCTCAAGTTTGGTGATTGGATAAAAAATTTGAGAGGGTTTGAGCACTTGGACCTCTCCTACGATATTATCACTATGGTAGGAGACACTCTGTTGGCGAGCATTTCCCATCTCACCAATCTCACCACAATTTGCATGCCAAGTTGTGGACTATTTGGAGAAATTACTCCCTCCTTTGTGAATCTCTCACAACTCCAATCATTGGACCTTTCAAGTAACTCATTAAGAGGTAACATCCCTACCTTTTGTggacctcttcctttgtcaaatatTGATCTTCATAACAATAGTTTGGAAGGTTCTCTGCCCTCCTCTTTAGGTGGTCTCTCAAAATTGTAGTATCTCCACCTTTATCCAAACAAATTGAATGACAACATTTCATCTATTCTAGGTAATCTCTCAAAACCGAGTGAGCTCTTTCTATAGAGTAACTCTTTGAGTGGTCCAATCCCAACTTCCTTCGCTAAGTTGTCCAAGTTAGAGGAACTCGATATGGCCAACAATTGATTAAGTGGAACTTTATCATTTTTCATTCTGAACAATTGTCCCAAACTTTATGTTTTAGATCTCTCAAGCAATACGTTGACCATCGAACTCAACACCTCTGCCATTCCTAAGTTCCAGCTTGATTACTTAGGTTTACGCCAATGTAATATTAGGGGAATTCCTGCATTTATTTAAACTCAATATTTGATTACATATTTAGATTTTTCAAAGAATTTTCTTAGTGGTTTTATTCCAAATTGGCTTTGGGAATATAGATATCTTGATCATGTAGATCTATCGAATAACTTATTTGATGGATCAATTCCAAAATATGTAAATTTGTAATTTCTTTCATTAGCCAAAAATAATCTTAGTGGTTCTATTTCAAACTCTGTTTTGGAAGGAAGATTTGAATATTTTAGACTTGTCAAATAATAGGTTAATTGGTAGGATTCCCAATTGTTCAAAGAATTGCTCTTCGTTATTGACCTTAAATCTAGAGAAGAGCACATTAACTGGGATGATACCAAGCATATGTACAAGAATGAATTCTCTTGAGGTATTGAAATTAGGAAACAATGCACTCAGAGGTCATATTCCACCATCACTTGGAAAATgtaagaatataaaattccttgatttGAGAAACAATAGTTTGTAAGGGAACATTTCAAATTGGGTTGAAAGCTTGCACAATCTccaaattttaatctaaaaaaatAACAATTTTAAGGGTGAAATTTCATTACAATTAACAAAAttacaaaatcttcaaattttggacATGTCAAACAATAATATTTCAGGAGTTATTTCAAATGACTTTATGAAGttaattgcaatgacaaatcaatcAGAAAACATAGAAACACTTGAACAATTTTCTAGTACACTAGACATTACAAAGGACGGTGTTGATTTTTATTTAGATGAAGTGATAGTTAATAATAAAGGGCAAGGTTTGGAGTATGTGACTTTTTTAGGATTGATAAATGTCTTGACATCTCCAACAATAGTTTATCAGGAAACATTCCTCAAAATATTGTATCACTCAAAGGTTTGGTTATTCTCAACATTTCAAGAAATCATTTCAGTGGCGAGATTCCTAAATCAATTGGAGATATGATACTGCTGCAATCACTTGATCTTTCACAAAATAAACTATTTGGGACTATTCTAACTAAGTTGCAACTTTTGACATCCTTAAGTTACTTTGATGTTTCCTATAATAACCTATCAACACTGATACCACAAGGAGGACAGATGATGACATTTGATTTTGCATACTTCTCAAACAATCTAGACCAATGTGGCCTACCAATCTATGTGTCATGCTTAAGTAACCCTCTTGACAAAGGCACATGAAGAGAATAATGAAGATTCAAAGGATGACATATGGTGGAATATAGGAATGACAATAGGCTATGTAATTAGCTTTTCAATTGTAATGGGAATCTTGTGGCTCAACAAAACATGGAGTGTCCCATGCTTCAAATTCATGGATGGCATTATCATTTCTCTATTTCAAATGATAAGAGAGAAATTTTATTATTAGAGATGGGATCATATGTATTATAGTTTTGATTAGTAAGCTAATAATGCAACATATATAATTGTCATATTTTGATGTTGTGCAATGTATTCTAAAAAAATATGAAGCATATTGTATGTCAAATATTCTTAAATTTTGATTCAGAATTGTTCAactatttatatattaaattttgagattttttaatatttttatttcatattgaATTGATTTATGTTAATCATATATCATTTCTTGTTGTACCATTATTTGCTAGTGATATATAATATCTAAGAGGGAGAGCTAACTAGTTAATATTTATCTTTGATGATTTTGTATATAATAATATCTTTTTGTTTGGTCTTTCTATTTTATATTAATGCTTTAATGGTTTAGAAGCACAAGAATTTATAAATCCTAACTTGTATagtgtaaataaataaaattgataatGAGATATAGAAGAATGAGTGTTATAATATCTCAAgttcaatagaaataaaataatgagaggtttACAACACATGCAAAATTATTTCCCTAAGGAATCTTTAGGTGGAAGCATAAAGGTATCTCCCACTTTTTCTCTAAGCAAGGCACTCAAATTGACATTTTTACCCACTAAGAGTGAGTATAGGCATTTTCTCATAAACATCAATGGGGACTCTGGGTATCAAATCCACACACGAAGAGTAGAACACATACAGTAACTTCTATGGGGACTCTGGTATCGACTCGATGTTGGTAATAAAGATCAATGCAATCCACATCAAGCCTCTTCAGACTCCCTTCACAGCAAGCACGAACATATGCAGGATCTCCGCGAATGTCCCTTACCCCACCAGCAAAACTTATTCCAAACTTAGTAGCCAGCTGCACTTTGTCTCTTATTCCTTTTagggcctgcaaatcaactcaaaaatcTCCAAATTAAAATCTAGCCATAGATAAATCCTTTGAAAACTTGTGAAAATCAGATTAACATACACTAAATTTAAAGTACCCTACCTTTCCAAGGAGAAGTTCATTAGTGTGAGGACCATAAATATCAGAGGTGTCAAGGAAAGTTGTGTGCTGGAAATGCTTCCACATTGTACATGTAAGATACATTGACTTTTCCATTTTACATACCAAGAATACAAGATACCTTATCCTCTCGCTTGGCCCAATCCCCCACTTGTGTGTACCTGCTTATGCCACGTCATAACAAGACGCAAACAAGACGCTATAACTACAAAATAGAAGCCATTCAGGGAGGCTTGTAACCACAAATTTCAATACTCTTCGTTGCTGTTGCAAGCACAGAGATATGTCAGAACACAACATACTTTTATTATCATTTCTGGGTATAATCGCGATCGCACTGGTTTCAGCGCCAGATGACCCACAGATTACTTACCTCCGCTCTGGATGCAGCGAGAGTCTAAACAGGACTTACAAAAATTTTACTGCTTTCAATAACAATCAAGCTGCTGTTTTCGGATCGCTTGCCTCGAATCTGTCTTCTAATGGATCCCATTTCGCCACTTCAGTCATCGACAACGGCACCACAGATCCAACGTATGCACTTGCTCAATGTAGAGAATATCTCACACCCAACGAATGCTTACAGTGCTTCACCGCAGCCAAGGCTAAAGTGAAGGAGGTTTGTCCTATATCTAATGGAGCAAAGATTCATCTTGATGGCTGTTTTCTGCGTTTTGAGAATAACACTTTCTTTGATGAGGGAGAAGACGGTGGAGATGCTGAGGATTGCTCCAGCGTGTCTGAGACTGTAGACTTCTCCAACACAGCGCATGGACTACTAAGTCGGCTCATACAAAACGCTTCTACAAACGATGGCTATGCTGTCGGCTCCCTCAACTCTATCTATGCTCTTGTTCAATGCGTCAAATCCCTTAACAACGACACATGCCAATCTTGCCTCAGGGATGGTCGGGAGCGTCTTAGAACAAATTGCCTTCTTAGCCAGCAAGCCCATGCTTTGATGGCTGGTTGTTTTATTCGCTATGCAAtttatcctttcttttctcataaCCTGACCGGTAAGACCAATTGCTTTTAACAACAAAATTATGTTTTTGAATTCTTTATCTTATATTGAAATCAGTCTTTCtttcatatatatgtgtgtttaaCAGCGTCCACAGAGAATGAAAATCGATCAAAGTCCAAAAGAGTGCGAATATTGTTAGGAAGCATTGGAGGAGGAGTTTTGTTGGCGGCGTTGTGTGTTGCTGTGCTTTGTAGATATTGCCAGTGCCGCCAGAGGTTTAAGAGCTTCATTCCTGTCTTTGCCAAAACAGGTACTCTAAAATTCCATTCTTCTCAACAAATGATTTGGGAAAAAATAAGAATCTAATGGTCTATGAAGAAGGAGGGGGTACTAGAAAAATCTTAGACTTTTGATTTGTAAGtattcaaatataaataaagcTGATTTTCAAGATTAAgtacatttattattttattttttttcagtttGTGAGAACAGAGCATTTGATGATGTACAGAAAATAGTTAATTAAAATTGTGAAATTTTCAGTTTATAAATCATTaaagtaatttttttaaattttaggcTGTGTGACGTGTTCTATCATCAAAGTATTGTATCATATTTTATGATCTATTCTCCTCTCTGGTTTTAACATATCCTAATAAATTATAGAATATGATCTGAAAAAATGATAATCAAAATTAATATATAATCAAAatctataaataataatatatgaaaaaaaatcaaattttttaacTTCAAATAAAAAAGTTTACATAAATATCCAAACTTCTAATGACATTCTACTTTCCTCCTTTGTCCCACACCATGTGATAGCATGAACAAGAAAATTTTCTATTGATGAAGTCCTTGGTGTGAAAAAGAGTTTCTTAAACTGATTGACAACTCATGCATTGATTGTAATCGATTTCTAAATTCAATTGTGTAAAAACTAATTGACAACTCATACATTGATATCTCCACCGTAGATCCATCTTTATGAGTTGTTGGATTGCATCAAATAGATTGTTTCTATTGAAATTGCTAAAATTCTCCTTGTTGACAAAGACAATCAATAGTATTGTAAAAAAATCTCTATTAATGAAATAATTTCGTCAACTATATTTTTTATCAATATCTCCATCTTGTCGCGTGCATTGCATTTTACATTAGAATTGCCATAGAAAAGGACCCTTATGCCCATAGGATGTTTGTATGTACATCTAGTGGGGCCTTGATATTCAAAACTCCTTGTTGACAAAGACaataaaaaatattgtaaaaaaatcTCTATGGATGAAGTAATTTCCTCAACTAAATTTCTGACCAATATCTCCTTCTCCTCAGATACATTGAATATTGAATTTTACATTAAAATCGCCATAAAAAATGACCCTTATGAACCTTATGCCCATGAGATGTTTGTATGTGCATCTAATGGGGCCTTGAATATGcagaataaaaaaattcaaatctgaAGTACTCCTTACCTTATAGAGTTGAAAATTGCTAGCAAAGATGGTGACGATCCgcaagttcaattaaataaaaTTGTAGATTTTGCCATCACACCAAAAGCACGTACTGTTGGTTGAGAGGGATCTCATCGTGTATATAGTCGCTACGCCAACACCCCTCCACACGATAGAGCCAGATACAACCACATACCATGTAGGATTCATACCCACTACGTACCACGTCGATAAGCCAAGCTTACACGGATGAAGGGTCTAGGGCTAGAGGGACTCGAACCAATGACCtgcactctgataccatgtagatttTGCCATCACACCAAAAGCATGTACTGTTGGTTGAGAGGGATCTCATCGTGTATATAGTCGCTACGCCAACAAAAATGTGACTGAAATAAAACGTATAATGTTTTGTGCAGAAGAGGATCTGGATGCAAGAGAAGTAATCGAGCAAGTTACAATTTATAATTACGAAACTCTTCGAGATGCAACTGCTAATTTCAATCCCAGTAATCTACTTGGAAAAGGGGGATTCGGCGAAGTTTACAaggtttatattattattattagagtATGAAGTGAACAATATTAGCTTCTTAGATTTCTCCATGATATTAATTCTAAGCATTTATGTCCAGGGAAAACTTCTAGATGCAAAAGTTATTGCCGTTAAGAAGCTTAGCGAAAGACAAACAACGCAAGCCATGAATGAATTTCTGACAGAAGTGAAGTTGATCAGTAGTGTTCGTCACCGCAATCTTGTTCGTTTGC contains:
- the LOC131034062 gene encoding cysteine-rich receptor-like protein kinase 2 isoform X1 yields the protein MSEHNILLLSFLGIIAIALVSAPDDPQITYLRSGCSESLNRTYKNFTAFNNNQAAVFGSLASNLSSNGSHFATSVIDNGTTDPTYALAQCREYLTPNECLQCFTAAKAKVKEVCPISNGAKIHLDGCFLRFENNTFFDEGEDGGDAEDCSSVSETVDFSNTAHGLLSRLIQNASTNDGYAVGSLNSIYALVQCVKSLNNDTCQSCLRDGRERLRTNCLLSQQAHALMAGCFIRYAIYPFFSHNLTASTENENRSKSKRVRILLGSIGGGVLLAALCVAVLCRYCQCRQRFKSFIPVFAKTEEDLDAREVIEQVTIYNYETLRDATANFNPSNLLGKGGFGEVYKGKLLDAKVIAVKKLSERQTTQAMNEFLTEVKLISSVRHRNLVRLLGCCSHGHERLLVYEFMSNNSLDKHVFGSKGMFLDWETRLNIIVGTARGLAYLHEESNVRIVHRDIKTGNILLDDKFLPKIADFGLARFYPEGESHVSTKVGGTIGYTAPEYVVRGQLTEKADVYSFGVVVLEIVSGRKCIDEKLPDPLQLLLQWIWQLYESEQILEMVDPKLKGEYPQEQMVRVIRIALLCVKASPSQRPSMTQIVSMLTSNSEITDQPTKPVFLESNVNDRTPTSSSRDSAGSHGSVTVSLFPR
- the LOC131034062 gene encoding cysteine-rich receptor-like protein kinase 2 isoform X2, whose translation is MSEHNILLLSFLGIIAIALVSAPDDPQITYLRSGCSESLNRTYKNFTAFNNNQAAVFGSLASNLSSNGSHFATSVIDNGTTDPTYALAQCREYLTPNECLQCFTAAKAKVKEVCPISNGAKIHLDGCFLRFENNTFFDEGEDGGDAEDCSSVSETVDFSNTAHGLLSRLIQNASTNDGYAVGSLNSIYALVQCVKSLNNDTCQSCLRDGRERLRTNCLLSQQAHALMAGCFIRYAIYPFFSHNLTASTENENRSKSKRVRILLGSIGGGVLLAALCVAVLCRYCQCRQRFKSFIPVFAKTEEDLDAREVIEQVTIYNYETLRDATANFNPSNLLGKGGFGEVYKGKLLDAKVIAVKKLSERQTTQAMNEFLTEVKLISSVRHRNLVRLLGCCSHGHERLLVYEFMSNNSLDKHVFGMFLDWETRLNIIVGTARGLAYLHEESNVRIVHRDIKTGNILLDDKFLPKIADFGLARFYPEGESHVSTKVGGTIGYTAPEYVVRGQLTEKADVYSFGVVVLEIVSGRKCIDEKLPDPLQLLLQWIWQLYESEQILEMVDPKLKGEYPQEQMVRVIRIALLCVKASPSQRPSMTQIVSMLTSNSEITDQPTKPVFLESNVNDRTPTSSSRDSAGSHGSVTVSLFPR